CATTGTTGAGTGGTGCACGAGAAAAATAATGACAGaaccttttttcctttcttttctttttctgatcCGACGTTGTCACTTTAGATATTTTGTCGTGTTTCTGTTTTCTCCAAATGCGAACACGAAAACAGTCCATAAAACATGTCTGTAGTTGAGTAATTGTGgataacaaatatattttataaaaataaatttataaatttagacaattttatgtgattaattaaatttattttataataaaaataatttatgatttaATATAGAATTGCTTATCCAATCCAGTCCGAAACCTGTTCCTGTTCCGACCTCCTTCACCATTGAAGCTGGCATTTCCGAACCAATTATCATTGTCCGATTACTCGATctgattttttctattttttggattttcacttttgttttgttttttatttttttggttaatgctgtaaagattatttttcatttttttagctgatttgataaattattattattttcttacgtAGAGTAGCATTCAAAGAGATGGAGCATTGTTGAATCGGGTCAAGTGAATGTGTTCAACAGAAGATGCATTATGCCCAAGAAGAAAGATGCAAAGATGCCAATCCCACCAAGTCCATTGACAAGTCTTCTACCTCTTGCCAGCTTCCATAGAGATTAATTAATCTTGTCTTTTCTACCATTCGAAGTAGTTCAAAGTAGTCATTAagagtgtcaaatcgtgttaacggatcGTATTTGTATCGtgttaaaatatgtatattatactatataggtcaaccttaacccgacccgttaaacttatcgtgttaaaatttcaaatcctaatacgatctattaacataacgggtcgtgtcgtgttaaCCTGTTTTAACCCACtagtaaatattatgaaatacgTTAACATGACACAATACGACTCATTctaaactgtttatgtaaataggtTGAATAGACTCTAAATTAACCCATTTGATCTGATTaaatttaacttaaatttatataaatgttaaaatcataatatctataaaaaattataaaactaactacaagtctaaaattataatcgaaaaaataaaaatatcaaaattgaaattcgaacaattttacttttaggtataaaggtataattgtaactttaactttcttaacgtgtcataacggttCAAAACGGGTTAATCCATTATCAACTCGTTAagtaatcgtgtcttaacgggttaaCCCATTTTGACTTaaacccgttaagactaaaccctaacctgTTATTATCGCGTTGTGTTTGTGTTGAATTAACGGATCGTGTAACATATCGACACTCCTAATAGTCGTGTTGGACCTTCCAGGATCACTAACACTTTACAAAAGAAGTTAAAGTAGCTTGTATCTCTGAAGTATATAGCCTGATATaaagaccttttttttttttttctaagtaatcaaatttcattaaaataaaagatgatacaTGTTAGGGGGTAAGGTTTTCCAATAAATACCCCAATACAATAACCACAGTGCAAAAgtggtggaaaaaaaaaagaaaaaagaaaaaaaaaaagattttgagaCCAATTTCTTGGTCACAACCTAAGCCCTATTACAAGGGTACCGTCTTAAAAGACATTTTGAAAGTAAGCCACTGCTGGAGGCAATGACAACAGGTGCACTGCAATCTATTGTcttgaaaaattttatggagaGATCCTTAGTCTCTTCAACAAAATCACCAATTAGAAAAAGCAAAAATTTAGAGAGGTCGTCATCGGAAGAGTAGATCTAGGGTGGCGGGACAGTCAACCCACGCCTCTGGAGTAGCGCACGAGGGCCACGTGCCGATGGGATGGAGATGAGGTTAGGCGAATCAAAATGAACGGAGGGAGGGGAATCTGCCAGTGCGGCGTGTGTAGCCAGCAGAGCTATCGAAGAGCAGTGGAGCGTGAAGACCATACGCGAAAACAAGCCGAGCGTGAGGTCCACGCGATGGCATTTTGGGCGTAGCTCTGCGTCGTCCCAACAAATCGGCAGCAGGGAAACATCATGGTGGAGCGCGTGTCGACTTTTCGTGGCTGGAAAGCAGCATATCTGATAAAATCTGAACCGACAATAAAAGActatcatataagcatattcatATATAGGTAGCGAAtaggaaacaaaagaagaaagcGAGATAGAGAGGAAGGTGTGAGTTTCGACTCATACCTTCCTCTCTGGCGAAACTGAACGGAAGAATAAGTTTTTTTTCTAGAGAAAAGTCCGAGCTTCTCTTTCTAAGAAATGGAAAAGGTGCAACTCTGATAAAGACTTTGATAGACTACGTACTACTAGTTTTTGCACCAATGATCAATAGATCTGTTTAATTATGGGAATGAAAAAGGATCACTGAAAAGATTATGTACCATGTGGTACATCTTTGAATGGTCCTCTCAAGGCTGATTACAAAAGTCGAGAAAAAGATCATCAAAGTAATGGAGTTATCCCTTGAAACAGAGAAAACAGGTTGGTGAAAAAGTTACTCATGAAAATCGTCAAAatgccatttttttaataacaggTTGACACACCAAGTTGGAATCTCAGAAAACTGAACAGAGTTGCATCAAAGAACTCAGCCAGACTAGCCAGTTACCATACACAAACGAAGCAGATCATTAGAACTCCAAATTAATGCTGCAAATTAAAGATGAATGAATTTAGAACAAAGCAACACAGAGTCATGCTGGACAGCATCAACATCAAGTACAACAGATCCCAAACAGCATCCCAACCATGCATAACACTTATATTAGCAGAAAGGCTAAGAGAACATCAACTATGAGGCTAATTGGAAGACACTACTGTTGAGTTGTCTTCAAACAATTTCCGTTCTTACATTCCAGAAAAAGATTTTGTGGACATTGTGGTTCGTTTCTAagctggaaaaagaaaagagaggaagagtTCACTGGTATTAAAAAAGCATTACGTTTTGTTGGGAATAAGGTGTTTAAGCATTCCAGTATTATAGCCGATGCCTCATTGTATGCATTCTGTATTTCTACTTCAAATTTTGACAAAAACTATTTCAATAAAAACCGGGGAAATATATTTGGGTATAAAATCAGTTAACTCTCAGAACTTTGAAAGCTTCCTTTGCATGTTTGAGCACCAGCATGCATGCAAGGAAGCATCGACTATCATCCAACTTGGTCCAATGTTGGCATGCATCCTGCAAACATTGGTGTGGCAATAACAAGGAGGAAAGTTTTGCAATTTATATTCATATCTCCAGTACCAGCTTCACCTGATCTTTCACATGAATTGACCAATAGTTACCAATAATCCTGACAAGAACAGTCACCATTTCTGAAATGGTGAAACCGACTACGGTCCCTCACAGCAATCTCTCGCTTGAAAACCTTGGATATGAGTTTGATAGCCAAATGGCAATCTGCACACGCTCTCAAATTCTTTACAACTCTAATTGGGGTCCCCGGTGTTGTATTGATAAGCATAAAAGCAATTGCAATTTTCTCACTATGATACAAcaaagcattttccttttcctcctCCTCTATGTCTGCAAGCACATTTGCTGTGTGAGGCACATAACCTTCCAATTTCAACAACTTTGTGATCTCAGCTAGCATTGCATATATATCCTCACTTTGAGGTTGAGATCTATCACCAATAGTAAATTCATAAACCTTATTTCCTAACTCAACAAGGCTATATCCAGGAGTTTTCCTCACCCCTTCTGTAAGCATTGTCCTCCTTAACTTTTGCACATCTGACCAATGACGCTCTGCTGCATAAAGATTTGAGAGGAGTACATAATCCCCACTATGCCCAGGCTCTAATTCTAGAAGCCGGGCTCTTGCAACCTCCCCAAGAGACAAAAGTCCATGAATCGTGCATGCTCCCAACAAGGTCCTCCAAATAACGGCATTGGGCTGCAATGGCATGTTTTGAATATATTCATATGCTTCTTTCACCTTGCCTGACCTACCCAACAAATCAACCATGCAGCCATAGTGTTCCATCCTAGGCACAAGGCCATATTCCTTTTTCATCCTCTCAAAATAATTAAACCCCTCATCCACCATTCCGCAATGACTACAAGCATATAGGACCCCAACAAAAGTTACTGCCGTTGGCACAAACCCCTCTTTTTCTAAATCCTTGAAAAGCTCAAGTGCTTCCTTACCAAACCCATTAACAGCCAACCCAACTATCAAAGAAGTCCAAGAAACCACATTCCTCTCCTTCATctcatcaaatattttttgcGCATCTCTAATACTCCCACACTTTGCATAGAGGTCCAAGAGGGAATTATTAGCATGCAAGTTGACACTCAAACCAACTTTAAACATATACACGTGGGCCCTCCTCCCCAATGCCAATGCTCCAAGCTCAGCACAAGCAGACAATAAACTTACCATAGTGAATCCATCTGGCTGAACACCCTCCAAACCCATTTCCCGGAAAAGGGTCAGGGCCTCATTGGGCATCCCATTAAGAGCATACCCATTAATGACAGAATTCCAAGCCACAAGATCTTTTTCAGGCGTTAACTCAAACATCCTGTGTGCACACTCGGCATGCCCACAAGCAGCGTACATATGAACCAATGAGTTTTGAACAAAAACCAATGACTCAAACCCATTTCTTATAGCAATGGAATGTATCTTTTCTCCCTCTCTAACAGCAGTCAACTTAGCTACAGCCTTCAGAAGAAAAGGGTATGTGTGTGTGTCAGGTTCTATGGAGGACATATGCATTTGATAGTACAATTCAACGGCTGGCCTTGGGTTCGCACTCTCAGCATAGCCTTTAATCATGGTATTCCGTGTGAAGATGTTGGGACCCTGGAGTTTCGAAAATATATGCTGGGCATAAGACATGGGAGATGAGAGGGACACAATGGTGAAGATGAGGTGCTTGCCCATGTCTGGGTTGGATAGTGAGACGCCATGTCTGATCGAGAAGGCATGGATTTGCTTGAGTCTGATTATGGAGGAGGCACATAACTGCAAGAGATTAATACATTTCTTGAGAAGGTGTGGCACAGGATTTCCTGGGCAAGTTGGTATCGGCTTTGAGAAGTTGTTGCTTGGGTTGTGAGGTAAGGTTGGTTCTATCGAATGCAAGCGGACCAATGCAGCATGCCTTGAATGCATCAGATTATGTTTGCACGAAAAATGAGGGCTTTTCAAGTTTCTGGTCCTCTTAGTTATAGACTTCGGTTAGCCATTTTACCTACTTGAAGATAGTAATTGAGAAACCAGAATTTGACAATTTTAAGGGTTTACACAGGACGACTGGATTCAAACGAGATGGTATAAATGAGAACGGCTGCTCCGGCTCTCGCGCCGATTGAATTCGTGGGTAAAAATTATGACCTTCGATATCGAGCTGGAGCAAACTTCAACAAGCCCATTGGGCTCATCAGATCAAATTGAAGCCCAAGAAGCCCTTGGTTATGGAAAAAGTCCCAAGTCAGATAAACCCAGCCCAAGCTGGAcatgtgtttgggtgttgaaatACTCtcgacatttctcaacatactccattactatttattactttattatttcttttcacctactttatattactatttattattttttactattattcaatattctatttttacttttcacctacttttttacTAATATTCACAATATATCTCAATACTTCTCAATATCTAAACCCAGTATAAAACCATTCcaacctattttattttatcttatctcatcattacaattttcataaattttgttataaaatataataaacaattaaattttttcaaatctcaaacaagaataatattaaaaaataacattataacaatattttattttatttcaattttcatctaaaattatcccatctcatcttaatttccAAATCCCACCTAAAAAGACAAAAGTAGAATAGAGGCATATAGACAAGATTGAGCACAAGAAGTTGATTTGGAAAGTTAGAAAAGGTAGGAATGCAACTTGTCAACGAGTTGAATTCGAGCGAGTAAgagattattattataaatcaaattatctcatctcattttatataattattataattttttctaactttaatgcaaaatataacaaaaaattaaaaattaaaaattttaaaataaaataatattaaaaaattatattctagtaatatatatcttattcaactttaaccttttatctcgtctcatctcatatatttaaccaaacaaggcttgtttaaattttatttgaatatgtgTCAAACTCGATCTTTTTTACTGATTTTCTACCCTCCATCAAGATTTGAATCTCCAGCTCCTCCCTCCCAGCATGGCCGACCTCCCTTATCTGTGGTATTTTGGCCCTTTTTACTGATTTTCTCGCCCCAACTCTAAAATCCGGCAGCACCATGATCTCTGTCGCCATACATAGACATGATCATGCACGTCTTGCCACAAGTTTTCTATTTCTCATGATTTTCCCCCCACGGTTTGCTTCAGCATCATAACTGAATAATGTCCCccgttttgctacgtacaagatAATTTTCTGACGCACTAGTTATTCATTTACAACCTTAACTATGCGGAGTTGTTTGTGTTGTACGAGAAACTGCTATGAAAATTGACAATTTCTTATCGAAATTATGAATccattcttattataaatagtCATTTGAAAGCGACATTCAAATCAACAACAAATTTCACCCATTTAAAATGGCCAAGTACGTACAAATCAATACGATCTGAAGTGGTGTTAATTATTTACCAATTAAGACCCAAGGGTACTTAATTAAGAACACCAATACagaaaatggaaaataatatatagattatttcatgcaacaaaaacatACTTTTCAGTTGTTTTCGCTTATAAGTATGGCATTTGCGTGCTCCTGCACCACTTTCCAAGCCGTGATAACGTGTTTTTCTTCCACTAGAGTTGCTCCAACTGCAAACCTTATCACGTACACACCGCCAACAATGGAATGAGTCATAAAAACAAGACCTGACTTGTTAATGGACTCCAATAACTTCCGGTTAAGCTCATTTGTACTTGCTTCTTTCATGTAgttatgatcatgatcatcacccTTTCCATTTGCATGACCGTTTACGtggccgtttacgccatttgtATAACCATTTGTATGACCATTTGTAGTAGTACCATTTGCGTTTGATGCGCCCTTACCCATTCCTGGGGACAGAACCCTAAAGCAAACCACAGCAAAGCTTCTAGGGACAACAATTTCAAACCTCTTGTCCGAAGTGACAAACCCTTCAAAAAGCTTGGCCATGTTAACATGACTTCTCAGAAAGTCCCTAAGCTTAGCCACGCCATAGCTTCGAAGCACGAACCATAATTTCAAAGATCGGAATCTTCGGCTTAGGGTAAGCTGCCAGTCTTTGTAGTCCACCACTTGCCTTGAATCGGTTGCCTTATTCTTCAAGTACTCAGGATTTGTTGAGAGTGATTTTATCAAGGCCCTCGGGTCCTTGACCCAAAGGCAGCAGCAATCTAAAGTGGTTAGGAACCATTTATGTGCATTGAGGCTAAAAGAGTTTGCACCCTCAACACCATCAATGACATGTCGGAACTCAGGACAAATGCAGACGCTTCCAGCATAAGCAGCGTCGACATGAAGCCACAAGCCATAATCCTTGGCAACATCGCTTAACGACCCTAGTGGATCAATTGCAGTTGTCGAAGTTGTCCCCACAGTGGCACACAAGAATAAGGGGATTAGGCCTGCATCAATATCTTTGCAAATGGCTGATCGTAGGGAGTCCGGAGACAACGAAAATGACGCACGCTTGCTGGTTTTGATGGCTCTGAAATTACTTGGGTTGATTCCAGCTATCCGTGCCGCCTTTTGAAGTGAACAATGTGTTTGGTCAGATCCATAGACCACCAACTTTCCCACATTCTGACTCCCAATGCGGAGCAACATTTGATCCCTAGCAGCGACGAGTGTGCACAAAATGGCCTCACAAGTAGTCCCTTGTAGCACACCCCCACCATTGCCCGAGAAAAGGAAAGACTTGGGCAGCTGAAGCATCTCTCCGAGCCAATCCATGACTATTGACTCTAGCTCAGTCGCAGCTGGTGACGAAATCCAGTTGAAGCCAACCACATTGAATCCAGTGGAAAGCATCTCGCCAAGAAACCCCGCTATGCTTCCGCTGGATGGGAAGTAAGCAAAATAGCTAGGGCTTTGCCAATGAGTTACACCAGGAAGTATATGGTCTTGCACGTCTTTGAGAATGGTTTCAATGGATTCAGGATTATATGGGGTAGATTCTGGCAAGCGTTTTCGGAGATAACCTGGTTCGACTTGGCTCAGAACAGGATATTTCTCGATATTCAAGTAATAATCAGCTAGGAAGTCTATGATCATGTGGCCTTGACGCCTGAACTCCTCAGGGTCTAGTGGATTATTTGTGTTACAGAAAGAAGAGTGTTTCATGAGGCCATGGTTGAAATTGAGGGCATTCATCTTTGGTAGGTAGAGGGAAGAAAGAAGTCTGGTTTTCGGCTTCGTAGGTCTCAAACTGTGTAAGGAGAAAGTGGCAggacaaaaaaacacaaaacaagcTTAATGGAAGTCTTGGCTAGTTACTGATACAGACTTACAGTAGAAGGTGGACGCATGAAGAGTTTATATAAAGTTCGATAGGAAACGGCCTGTCCATTTTACATTCTTCCACGTGAAAGATATGCTTGAATTGGGAATCATCTGCATGTGATCCCATGATAACATAAAATGATTTGTCGAGCAAATGAAATATTGGTCGGCGTTAATCTtcccttctccttcttcttcttcttcttcatctattTTTCGGCCCTTCAAATTATTAAGACACCTACCGTTCGTTATCGTCAATTCAAAAACACTTGAGCCGAGCCTACCTCCTAGAAGGTGGTATTTAGAAAGAGATACTGccggtattttttttttgatagaagaTACTGCCggtatatatcatatttaactGCACTTGCTATAGCTAGCCTATATATGTCGCGTGTGCGTGTGTgcagtgtgtgtgtgagagagagagagagagatcggatTATGACAAATGGAAGAATGCATAACCTAATCACGAGAGATCATCTACTAATTATGGGTTTAATAATAGTAggtttgaatttagttttaacGGATTTGGATAAAAAGGAGTTGATCCATCAAGGCACAATTGCTTAACGGATCAACTCACTTTGACCTGTTACAATccgttaagaaaattaaagttacaattatatccttatacttaaaagtaaaattgttaaaattttaattttgatatttttattatttagattgtaattttaaatttgtagttagttttctattattttatagagaaattttaatatttatataaaattatactaaatttaatatgattaaatggattaatttcaaatttgttcaacccatttatataaacgGATCACGTCAGGTTGGATCACTGGATCACTGTTCTGTATGTAATGCCCAACCAGTCCTACTAGATTTTGGTATTCCAGCTGGAATGATGATTTCAGTaccaaattaatagaaaaagattaataaagttaaaatcaatGGCCTCTTTGTAAATCAAGTAAAAAATAGGgacaaaatgatatttgtacGGCCCAACTACCCCCATTTTCTCCCCCACATTACCTGATTAGCCGGCGAAATCTCCCCAAACCCCCCAAAAGGCTAAAAGCCTATTAGCCTAAAAGCAATACAACCATGCCTCTTGCTTTTTATTTGTTCTCCTTAAcatttgtgcattttttttcctaagtttttgacattttattttatataacagTATGTCATGTCTATTAAATATGCATGTCCATCAAATGTGCATACTAATATAAAtaaggttttttttctttttctttaagaattttttaaacatccctaatcattaaaaaaaactgataaaaaaaaacataaattcactaataatcacttttataatcattaagaaaaaaaataaaaaataaaaatatatgagtgaACATATTTAGTGGGCATATTTGATaatcatattatcattttccataacATTATATTCTGATGTTGGATTGGGAAGCAATGGCAGCTTTGTGTTCTGGTTAACAAACTCTACACTTTATTCAATTCCTTTCATTtagttttgtgtttttaatttatgagtttctcactatgtatatttttaaaatattattttggaatgtagtttctatatatatatatacataaatatatataatttatttatttaatgtctaTCCCATAACGGTACACCAAAACGTACTAGTAtcaaaatattctattctaATGCCTCAACTAAAACAGTCACCGGAACGAGTTTCAAAAGCTTGGAGTCGACACCCCTACGAAAAAGTAGATTTATGCTTTTTCTGGAACTGTTGTTTCTAAACTGTCTTCAAGAAAATGGTTCATTTTCCCTTTATGaaaaacgttttttttttttttttttttttttccattctttaCTTAAGATTTCATGGGAGAAGGGAGGTCATGGGTTCATAGTACATACAACCTATTTATAGCATTCCCATCTGATTACCTAAAGGAGGCTTTTCCTTCAATTATAGGTTTGTATTTGGGGAAAACCTCAAATACACACTCCATCATATTCCCCATTTGCTATCGGGAATGCTACAGTGGTTTCTCATATATGGGGAACTACTATACATTTCCAATCCTTTCCTCTCCAATTTCGTCATGCGCCAACGCCCTTGGTTCGAACCTTCATCACCTCAACTATTGTTCGCCTTCCCATCCAGTAGCCCTTTTGTCATCGTCTCTAGTAAGAGCCACACACACACGGGGTcaaatcttctctctctctctctctctctctctctctctcacacacacacacacacatatatgatGCACTGTGCCAATAGTCGAGATTCCTAGCATACACCTTGCATGCTTCATTGTTAACATCCATCAATGCATTGCTTGATTTGCgattttctctttgtgatttATTGATGTTGAGTTGTGCTTTCAATGTTGTTGGGTCTGATTTTACACCTTCGAAATGGCTTGTGATTTAGGTTTGATTTTACCTATTTGGGTGTTCTGCTACTCGAACTTGTAGCACCAACCTCTCTCTTATGCAATATTGGGGCTCTAATTTCGGAAAAATTAGTCTCTCACAATATATTTAGGGTTTCTGATTTGGGAAAATTGGTCGCTCACTGGTCTATGATTTTGCATCCTTATTGAAGATGTTGATTTTGCCTAAATTGTGAGTTTGTTCTAAATTTCTACTACCATTTGGATCTGTACTTTGGGTGAATATATTTGCTGCCATTTTCTCTATGATGTCCATTCTTTGGGTCTGTGATTTGTTACCATTTGAGTCTGTGATTTGCAGCCATTTAAGTTTGTGATTTGCATGCCGCCATTTGGATCTGTAATTTGCTGTCATTTGGGTCTATGATTTGCAGCTATTTGAGTCTGTGATTTGAAGCCATTTGGATATGTGATTTATTGCCATTTGGGTCTGTGATTTGCTGCCATTTGGGTTTGTGATTTGCTACCATTTGGTTCTGTGATTGGCTGCCATTTTGGTTTGTGATTTGTTGCCATTTGGGTATGTGATTTGCAGCCATTTGGGTATGTGATTTTGCATCCCTATATCTGCTGCCATTCAGGTCTGTGATTTTGCATCCCTAATTTGAATAATTTTGCAGGTTGTGCTTTGCTCTAACTCCTAGTGAATCTGCTACTCAATTCGATCTTTAATTTGTTAGCCACTTTGATGCATTCATTATATTTGTTGagaattattttcttgttttcattttcacaaaGTATACTTGCCATATTGTTCTATTTTTGTAGGCTGTGAGTTTATTCTAAACTTTTGTGAATCTGCTACTCAGTTTAGTCTTTAATTTGATAGTCACTTTAATGCATTCATTATCTTTGTTGGGAATTATTTttcatgcttttatttttacaaagtATACTTGCCATATTGTTTTGCTTTTGCTTGTTGTGAGTTTGCTCTAAACCTTCGTCAATTTGCTGCTCAGTTTTCCACTTGAAATACTTGCCATTTGGGGCTGTCATGTTGCATGCCTATTTCTGATTTTGCATGCTCTAATTTTGCTCTTCTACTTTGTGTAACTGTTGCTCAGTTTGGTCTTTCTTGTTAGCCACGTTGATGCTATGATTTTGCTTACTGTGATTTAGTTCTACCTTCATCCTCTATAGCTTTTGGTGTTAATTTAGGCGTATTGAGTGGGGCTGCATGTCTAGTGTAAGGATGTGGTGAATGGAGTTAATTCACAACTGTTTAGCCATGGGGATCCATTGATATGGCGGGAGAATCCAAACCTAGATGGCCACCAACtattttgtaatagtttttaCAAAAGGTAACCGAGGTTTATGGTTTTGCTGGCATTCAAGATTAAGCTCCTATATTACGCATgctgtaaataaataaaaatcattttgagCCCCATGGAACAAACATTCTTTATGGAAGCATATGTGAATGCTCTCATTCATTTACAGCACATCCTCTTTACCAGTTGTTGTTGGATTTTCCTTATCTAACCTCCTCATTGTGATGATGACAAAGCCTCATAGGGATATAGGAAATTCTACACACACCTCCATTGCATGTTAACTTGGATGGTCAGTAAGTAGTGGCAACTAGTTATGACAGCCATTTAAGGGAGGGTGCCAAATTTTATGTATGTCACAATTCGGTTCCTAAGCCGGCTAGCAAAATAAGTAGACAAATTTGAATGAAAATGCTCACTGTTTGTCTATAAActtgaaacaaaacaaaagatacaCCACCCAATGCTTGGGTCAAGTAGTAGCACTACCAATAACTCATGCTCAGCAAATTATCGTCACAATGAATATTGAGTATGTTATTGTGGTATTAAAGCATGTTGACGAACTGCTCATACTAAGAATAATGGGGCGTACCAATTTTTCAGTTGCCAAAATTATGAAGTAATTTTGCATGCTTTGTTGGTGGTCTTATTTCCAATAGATGTAATTGTACTGGTGTGCTTACTGATTTCAATACTTGTCAATTGTGCATGCTGGATAGGCTTGCGGGTTTTTCTGTTGGTATAAACCAAAAATATCAACATATGGGTAAAAGACAATTAACCGATTAAAAACCGAACTTCATAAGATACAAGCCTCAATGGACATCCAAACTAGTAGACATCAACTAGAAATTACTTTAGAGAGGCGGAAGCAAAAATTGGAGAAAACtagtttgattatttgaattttgacgTCATGGTTATTTGTTTTGAcaatttattatgaaaaattctGATTATGGTGACATATACCAAACTTTTGGGTTTACTATATCGACATTTCAGTAATTGTAATTATAACTCGCTTTTATTgttcacaaaaaatatttgtgttttgaagCTAGTTTGAATAGGCAATACTAATACTTGTATGTAGAA
This genomic interval from Carya illinoinensis cultivar Pawnee chromosome 10, C.illinoinensisPawnee_v1, whole genome shotgun sequence contains the following:
- the LOC122280124 gene encoding pentatricopeptide repeat-containing protein At4g21065 codes for the protein MHSRHAALVRLHSIEPTLPHNPSNNFSKPIPTCPGNPVPHLLKKCINLLQLCASSIIRLKQIHAFSIRHGVSLSNPDMGKHLIFTIVSLSSPMSYAQHIFSKLQGPNIFTRNTMIKGYAESANPRPAVELYYQMHMSSIEPDTHTYPFLLKAVAKLTAVREGEKIHSIAIRNGFESLVFVQNSLVHMYAACGHAECAHRMFELTPEKDLVAWNSVINGYALNGMPNEALTLFREMGLEGVQPDGFTMVSLLSACAELGALALGRRAHVYMFKVGLSVNLHANNSLLDLYAKCGSIRDAQKIFDEMKERNVVSWTSLIVGLAVNGFGKEALELFKDLEKEGFVPTAVTFVGVLYACSHCGMVDEGFNYFERMKKEYGLVPRMEHYGCMVDLLGRSGKVKEAYEYIQNMPLQPNAVIWRTLLGACTIHGLLSLGEVARARLLELEPGHSGDYVLLSNLYAAERHWSDVQKLRRTMLTEGVRKTPGYSLVELGNKVYEFTIGDRSQPQSEDIYAMLAEITKLLKLEGYVPHTANVLADIEEEEKENALLYHSEKIAIAFMLINTTPGTPIRVVKNLRACADCHLAIKLISKVFKREIAVRDRSRFHHFRNGDCSCQDYW
- the LOC122279964 gene encoding tyrosine decarboxylase-like gives rise to the protein MNALNFNHGLMKHSSFCNTNNPLDPEEFRRQGHMIIDFLADYYLNIEKYPVLSQVEPGYLRKRLPESTPYNPESIETILKDVQDHILPGVTHWQSPSYFAYFPSSGSIAGFLGEMLSTGFNVVGFNWISSPAATELESIVMDWLGEMLQLPKSFLFSGNGGGVLQGTTCEAILCTLVAARDQMLLRIGSQNVGKLVVYGSDQTHCSLQKAARIAGINPSNFRAIKTSKRASFSLSPDSLRSAICKDIDAGLIPLFLCATVGTTSTTAIDPLGSLSDVAKDYGLWLHVDAAYAGSVCICPEFRHVIDGVEGANSFSLNAHKWFLTTLDCCCLWVKDPRALIKSLSTNPEYLKNKATDSRQVVDYKDWQLTLSRRFRSLKLWFVLRSYGVAKLRDFLRSHVNMAKLFEGFVTSDKRFEIVVPRSFAVVCFRVLSPGMGKGASNANGTTTNGHTNGYTNGVNGHVNGHANGKGDDHDHNYMKEASTNELNRKLLESINKSGLVFMTHSIVGGVYVIRFAVGATLVEEKHVITAWKVVQEHANAILISENN